The Humulus lupulus chromosome 7, drHumLupu1.1, whole genome shotgun sequence region CTGCTGGAACAGTTGGGTAAACAGATAATACAGCAGGACAATGATCAAAATTTCCTTCTGACATGAACACAGCCTCGTCATTTGGAAACTTATCCAACCATTGTTGATTTGCCAATACCCTATCTATTTTAGAATAGATCCGAGTATCCAAATCTTGTTTGTTGTTCCAAGTGAGAAAAGATCCTGTAAACTTCATATCTTCTACCTGATAGCATTCCACACATTCCTTGAATGCACCTGAGAATTTTTCCTCTTATTTCCACTTATTCTTTCTTCAGCACTAAGTATATCATTGAAGTCCCCTAAATTGAACCATGGATCACTCACCTTGGCTGCAATTTCTTTTAAATCAGTCCAAAGAGGAACtctgccattttcttcattcattGCATAAACATAAGTAACCAAAAAGTTTTCCTTACCAGCCAATGAGGTAACTTCTAAATGCATTAATTGACTAGTGCATTTCAGAATATTAACTGCAAACATCCCCCGATTTCAACTTACCATAATTCTACCTCCTTTGTGCCATGCATTATTCATTGAGAAACACCAACCTgcaaacatatttacatatacagaTCCCAGATTATGAGCCTGTATTTTAGTTTCAAGGAGACCAACTAAACCCACATTCATTGAAAAGAACAATCTCTTGACCTCTTCCTGTTTATGGCGATTATTGATCCCCCTGACGTTCTAACTTAGGATCCTATCCATTCTCCAGGGGAGGATCTCCCCCTCCATGTTTAGTAACATCTACTTGTCCAACAATTGAGCATTCTCCTATCTCCCCTAGGATCTGAAAATTATTTGACAATGTTGTTGCATTGGCCACCTCTGTTATCACCTTCCTGCCTTTTTCAACTGGCAAAAAACCTTCCTCATCTTTTCCTTGTGATTCCTCCAAAGGAGctttccctaaatctttctttttaACCACCTACTCCTTTcttacttcttcttccttcctGCAAACATCAGTTGTATGTCCCATTCCATAGCATTTCCCACATGTGATAGGAAGCCATTCATATTTCACTGTTAAATCGATTTCTTGGTGAATTTCATTGGTGAACGAAATCACTTCAGGAAATTCTTGATGTAATTGCACTTCCACCATCACCCGAGGGTAAGTCAGCCTCTCTTTATTCTTATTAATGTGCATTTTACTTGtacctagtatatataaataACTTTTTATGTTAAACCACAATTCTTGATTTTTTAAGAGAATGTCTAAATTTTGATTTGTGGTCACAATGTAATTTATTAATTGTTAAAGAGATCTGTTTCtcttttttaaaataacaaaaacaaacaataattattatatatgcaaATACACTAATTATAATAAAACGATAGAAACCTCTTTCCCAAAAAAAATGCCCCAGGGGCTTAAATATCAACCCTAACTAATAATTTTTCAATAATTATAATTAGCAAAATTGTAAAAATATGATGGTAACATAGCATCAGCAAATTTCTCAACATGGCATGCTAACTAATTAAATGAGGAGTGCTAATGATAACTTTCCATATTTTAACATTTTAGTCAATCTCTATTATTGAAAATACAtgtcgtttttttaaaaaaaaattcttgatgATGTTAATTATAGTTACaaaattcttctaataaatttaaaaaaaattacaaatagtttatgaaaataaatttaCATTTTTTCGAATATGTGTGGTAAACTAGAATAACAGTAAATATCACAAacccaaaaatttagaaaataaatataGTAACTACAATCTAGCATGTGTTTTTGAATACGAAGGTGCACTAACATATTAAAATATGAGATTCAGGCTCATTTTAAAGAGTAGATTTTCTACATTGACAGGAATAGGTTGACAGCTGTATAGAGTTTTCTATTATTACTTGTACGCGAATATAGTCACGTCACTACTTGAGATCACTGGCCTGGTCCCGCAGACCAAAGTATCAATTATTATACTGAGCCTTAGTCAAATTTCAGTGgtggaaaaaaaattaatgtgtTTCACCTTAgagtcaaatgaccaaaattaaTTAGTGTAATCGACCCCTACCAAAATTAGGCTCACACTGACTTAGACCTGACCTCTATAAAAACCAGCCCCTCCACCATATCATTTCTCATAATGTTTTTCAAGCTATATAGCTTAATATAAGTACTGTACTTAtacatagtatatatataaatatttatttatatacagTTAAATATCAATCATGTCACTAATTCCGAAGATTATGGGCCAGTTTGAGTACTCAAAGATGTTTGTGTCTCTGGCTTTGCTCGGAATCATCAGCCTTTTGGTTCGTTTGTACAAGGCACTAGTGGCTAATCCACGGAGGCTTCGTTCCTTGATGGCCAAGCAAGGCCTCACCGGACCACCGCCGTCTTTTTTTCTCGGAAATATTATGGAGATAAAGAACTCTAAGTCGGCGTCTCACCCCGCTGCCGTTTCTGCCGGAGAGTCTCCGGTGGAACACAACTGTGCTAATCTTCTCTTTCCTTTCTTTGAGAAGTGGAGAAAGCAATACGGTAATTTTGtactataaaaaattaaaaagtgtGAGAAAATAAGTTTTAACATTAAGAGTTTATTATGGGTTTATTTAGAAATGTTGAGTTTATTATATATGTATCAAATATTAAGTTCAAgagtatatatatgtgcataggtcaagtatttatgttttcgCTTGGGAACACACAAATACTATACGTGAACGAACCAGATGTGGTGAGGGAGATTACGACATGCACATCCTTGGACTTGGGGAAGCCATTGTATCAAGCCAAGGAGCGTGGTGCTCTGCTTGGCCAGGGCATTCTGACTTCAAACGGCGCTGTCTGGGCCCATCAGAGAAAAGTCCTAGCTCCTGAACTTTACATGGACAAAGTCAAAGTAAGAATAATAATCTtaattacattattattattcacataattgttaattaataaaataaagaaatatatgtatatttatcgATTACATGTATAATTAATAACGACAGGGAATGGTGAATTTAATTACGGAATCTGCCACCACTCTTTTGAACACGTGGAATAGTATAGTCGAAGCAGAAGGTGGAAGTGCGGACGTAAAGATTGATTCCTACATGAGAAGCTTCTCTGGAGATGTTATATCAAGAGCCTGCTTTGGAAGCAATTATGTTAAAGGTGAAGAGATTTTTCACAAGCTTCGATCCCTCCAGGAGGACATGTCCAAGAAAATCTTCTTGACTGGTGTTCCTGGCATGAggtacatataatatatatatttatatattatatataatttgtttaTATATCCAGCAATTTACCTTTCTAAAAATTTTATGGAaacaattttatatttatttcaaatatctcaaaattattataattttaattttataaattatgtttGGAAAATAAGAttggattaatttttttttggatatgACCAAAATAAAAGATATAagtgagaaaaatatataaataaatgagtTAGATCATTTAgcaatataaaattatataaaagaaaTCGGATAgagatatatgattttttttcatagTATGAATTGATTTGataaatttattataaattttttcAATGAAACCAACACTATATTTGGTAAGAGGAAATTTTGGAAAGATGGAGAAGGGTGGGTGAAGAGTAAAAATTATTTGTTTAGCAAGAAAAAAAGTGATAAGGAATGGAGAGACACAGGTCCTATAACCTTCTATGTTTAAAGCTTTTATTTGATGACTTTAAAGCTTCTATGTTTGACTTTATAATAACACTGATTcactttttcttttaaaaatatgtagaaaagttaagcttttattaTAATGGCaaataattacatataactgactAATGTCCATTCTTCGAGTGCTTTTCAACCTAAGTTAGCTAttgaaattaaatatatatatatatatatatatataatgattgaattaatatatatataatattaatgtgTACACTAGATATCTACCAACAAAGAGTAACAGAGAAGCGTGGGCCTTAGAGGCAGAGGTGGCAAGTCTAATACTCGAAGTagtgaaggagagaaagaaggtTGGGTACGAGAAAGACTTGCTTCAAATGGTTATGGAAGGAGCAGAAAATGGTAAGCTTAGTCAAGAGGCCACAGACCGTTTCATAGTCGATAATTGTAAGAACATTTACTTGGCTGGCTACGAAACCACTGCTGTTTCTGCCACGTGGTGTCTCATGCTTTTGGCTGCCAATCAAGATTGGCAACATCGTGTTCGAGAGGAGCTTCTTCATGTCTGCCAAGGTCGTACTCCCAATTACGACATGCTTCGCAAGCTCAAACAGGTATATATTTCTTAATGAAAATAgagtaattaaattattttataatgttttacaaaataattttatGACGAGGTGTCGAGGATAGGCTGTTGAAATTTTTTGACAAAATATTAAGAGATATATACTGGAGTACTGAAagtcattttgtaaaataattattaGGACAATAATATATTATACGAAATAatatactttttaaaaaaattatcaaatcaataaTGTTAAGGTGGGTGAGATTGGTTTACATCgtattattgaacttattaaAGGCATGTAAAATGCACTTCTCTAGCAATACTCTACTATTATCATATGTCATGGATCCGACGTGTCTAAACAACTAAttgatatataaataaaaatgctaattatctatgttgtttaCGTATTTAAGtcattcatctttttctttattGGCAAAAGTCTCTAATGTTATATAATTTATGCACATTTTAAACCGTTATCCGTCTCTTAAAATAagaactaaaaataaattttagagAGTATTGCTGctaaaaaagaaaatatgaggAGTTAAATACTTCAATTTTGAAAGAACAAGGATTTTAGCCACCAATTttcatataattatttttttcaataacaTCAAATACTTTATgattaacatataaaaaaattatttcttagATTTTTTTAAGGAAATTATTGACTATCCTATCTAAGTTGTGGTTCTACCACTGTATaatctcattttaatttttttattttgagtaataacgccatattaatttttttaattataaaattaagacaaattatttttttacattaaGTTATATatcaatttctttatttttttttcttctatatatcatttaaataatatatctttaaacaattttatttattaatataataaaaaagagtaaataaaaaacaaatactaataaatttggatagagaaagaggaaaattgaataattaaaaaaaattatgtagataaagaaattataaatccctctctatatttatatatattt contains the following coding sequences:
- the LOC133788267 gene encoding cytochrome P450 714C2-like, translating into MSLIPKIMGQFEYSKMFVSLALLGIISLLVRLYKALVANPRRLRSLMAKQGLTGPPPSFFLGNIMEIKNSKSASHPAAVSAGESPVEHNCANLLFPFFEKWRKQYGQVFMFSLGNTQILYVNEPDVVREITTCTSLDLGKPLYQAKERGALLGQGILTSNGAVWAHQRKVLAPELYMDKVKGMVNLITESATTLLNTWNSIVEAEGGSADVKIDSYMRSFSGDVISRACFGSNYVKGEEIFHKLRSLQEDMSKKIFLTGVPGMRYLPTKSNREAWALEAEVASLILEVVKERKKVGYEKDLLQMVMEGAENGKLSQEATDRFIVDNCKNIYLAGYETTAVSATWCLMLLAANQDWQHRVREELLHVCQGRTPNYDMLRKLKQLTMVINEALRLYPPVTVVSREAFKDMKFGDINVPKGMNVWTMVVTLHTDPDIWGPDSYKFNPDRFANGITGACKLPHLYMPFGVGPRVCLGQNLAMVELKLLLALLLSNFSFALSPTYRYAPALRLVVEPEHGADLIITKL